In bacterium, the genomic stretch GTTCAAACGCATTCTGCCGATTGTCAAATAGATTTCCCTCCGCGCTATGGGAGGAAAACGATAAGCCCGGCGGAGGTTAAATTGACCGAAATTTTCACGATAGGCCACAGCAATCATGACCTGCTCGATTTCTTGAATATATTGAAGCGCAGCAGGACCCAGGTCCTCGTCGATGTCCGCAGCGAACCCTACAGCCGCTATGCCTCACAGTTCAACAAAACCGAATTCCAAAGGCATGTCGAGACGGCTGGGATTACATATCGATACTCAGGCAACTCAATAGGCGGCAAACCCAAAGATATGTCGCTCTACACCCCATCCGGCGCTCCCGATTATGACAAACTCGCAAAGACCGAATCTTTTCAAAATGAGCTTAAAGCAATCGTAGAAATCGCAAAGACCAAGCGAGTGGTTATAATGTGCAGTGAGGCAGACCCGATGACATGCCACCGCGAGAGAATTCTGGCACAAATTCTGCGAAGCTGGGGGATAGATGTGAAGCATATCATGCCGGATGGCAGCATCGCGAAGGTGGAACAACCAGGGCTCTTTAAGAATTAGTATTTTACATTTTGTATTTTATATTTGGCTGGATGCGTCAGGCATCATCCGACAATGCAGGAAAGCAGAGACTGCAGTCTCTCGCTCTCACAAATTGGCTCCTTTGTGTCGTGATCCACAGCTTCAAGCGCTCCACCAATTACTCGCGTTTCGAGCGTGCCGCTAGCATACGGATTGCCTTTGAGATGAGGCGCATCCAAAAGACCCTGTTTGATAGCTCCGGTGATTACAGCCGGATCTGAGAAAGCATCCTCCTCATCTCTACCGAAGTCACGGATTGCGCCCAGCAGGACTTCAGCTTCATCCATAAGGTATTTCCTGCGCCTGCCGACCTCTTCACTGCCTATCAAAGCCTGCATACCGGTCTGGCAATTCTTGAGCACGCCATGGACTATCTCGCAGCTTTCTATCACATCGTCAGCCGAGGCCGCATGGTCGCCCTCGCAGTAACCAACCACATGAATGATATGCGGCGCAACCGCCAGAGAAAGCATAGTCGATGCCGCAAGCTGCCCCTTTGCCTTGTTCATCTGAGGTGACAGGTGCAGCAGCCCGGCTCTGACCTGTCTGAAAGAATAGAACTCAGGCCCGTGCAGACTCTCCACCATTTCTATCTGGGCCTGAACCTTTGCCAGGTCCATCACAGGCGAAAGACCAGGAGGGGTATTGAACATATACTGAGCAATGTAATGCGACACGCCCATCTGCTTCGCATTGTATGCCGCCAGATAGGCCATAACAACCGATATGACATCGTGGGCATCGCGCAAGCCCCAATGGTGGGGCTCATTGACCTCCACTGGAATTCCACGCTCGGCATGCCAGCGCATACACTCCTGGTTCTCACGGATTGCCCCCTCCGGCGTGCGATTCGAGCGTCCGTCCAAGACGCTGTACCAGCACAATGGTATCGCCGCCCAGGCATTTGATATAGTCTCCGCCGACATTTTTGCCCAGGATATAAGGTCGCGAGTGCCGCTGTATACACGCAGCAGGGGATAGTTTCCACACTGCGCAGCGCTATACATCGCGGTCAGATCTTCGCGTCTGCGAACTGGAACGCCGCCTGCGCCGTCCATAGTCGGGTCCATCTCCTCCGGGCGGAAGAATGACTCCTGCGCGTTCTGGTCCGGTGCAATCGAAATTATATCGAGCACACCGGACTCGGCGATTTTGCGAACACCGTTTATAGTCGCGTCAAGGTCGGGCAGACCGAAATGATGCCTAAGCAGCGGGTATGGGTGCTTGTGTTCGAGCCGCTCGAGCAGCGTGCCGGTGCATTCAGTGCAGGATTTACCCGCTTCCTCGCCTTTCAGATATGTCCACACGGCATCAGTGTTCTCAAGCCCGGTGAAATAATACTCGAACCAATCCAGTTCCTTGACCGCTTCGCACACGGGAGGCGTTCCACCGAAGACAAACCGCCTGTCAAGCAGTTCCGAGCGCTCCAGAGCCGACTTGAGATCACTGACCAGGCGCTTACCGACTTCAGGGGTCAATCGATAGCTGACACCGACTATATCGGGATCATGCTCGCGGACTGCTTCGACAAAATCATCTACGCTAACTGCCGCGCCCAAGAATACTGTCTTGTAACCAAGCTGCTGTGCGATGCCCAATAGCCCGGCCACACCCGCCACATGCACGCAGTTTCCCAGTGCTCCGGCAACTATAGTTCCGCGCATTGTTTCGTCTCCTTTTCTTCAGGCTCGCCCTCCAGAATAAACCGGCGTATGTCTTTCAGGCTTTTTCCCGCCAGACCGAGGCTCTCGGCGTTCCTGCCTTTTGCCCTGTAGTCCGTCTCATGCAAAATCGAGCCGAGCAGGATGATCGAGTCTATAACCGGTGTCGGCACGCCTACCATCTCTCCCAGAGACGCTATAGGCACAAGGCTCATCGGGATATCCTCGCTTATATAACGATGATATACACTCTTGGGAGCCTTGATGCCATCATAACCTCTGTTGGCCCGCATCGCCTCATGCAAAGTGCGCCCTGCGGCGTCATAGGCAATATAGAGCCACTCGCGCGCGGACATTGCCCTGAAACCGAGAGCCTCGGCTACGGCAACACGCTCCTTATCCATCTTTTCGAGAATCTGAGATACAGCGGGAGTGATGCCTTCCGTATAATAATCGAAATCGCCGTTTGTGCTTTCGATGCGAGCGGCGTTGAGGACAGTGACCGCCGGGTGGAATATCGCGCCGATATTGTCGAGGCTGGTCTTCATCACATTATCGCCGGGCACAAACTGAGGAAACGCGGTCCTAAGCTTGCCTACCACCTCGGGTGTGCTATGTGCAGGCAGAGCTGCTACGGGGATGCTGTTCTTGACGCGGAATATCTTGGTCTGCGCCGGATTCATCGACCGGCTGGCGTATATGAATGTCTGCGCCTCGGCTACGACCACATCAGCGCAGCACCCACAGTCACGTATGACTTTGGACACCTCCAATGCACCGCCCGTCCTGCCGGGATTGAGCACTATCATCTGGCCGTCGACAAGGTGAGGAGCGATCTGTTCGGCAATTGGCCTGTGCGCGGTTGCAGGGACCACGACCATTAGAATATCGCGTCCGGCGATGGCCTCGGATGGGATGGAGGTAACAATTTTGAGAGCAGCGAAGCCGTGAGGAATTGTGTCCTGGCAGCCGGATATGATCTCTATCCCACCTGCAGACTGGATCGAACGGAGCCTTTCCGGACTGCGGTTATATAGTGAGACATCAAAGCCCATCAGAGAAAGCTGCCCTGCCACGGCTGTTCCACCATGGCCTGCTCCGAGGACTGCGAAACTGGGCGCACTCCTGTTTTCCATTATATGTCCTCCATTTATGTACAAGACACCCAACGGCAGCGAAACAGGAATGCTCTCTGCTTATCTTCCTGCCGCGCCTGCGAGGTTAGCTGTCGGGCTGGGGTCGGAAGCATGACCCCTCTCCATAACGAAGATTAGCCCCGTAAATCGGTTCCCCCGTTTTCGCACGATTGCGAAATTCGGCGTCCAAATTATAGACATGTATATGCTTAGTATTCTAGACGCTCTTCATCGAGTTTTAGTTCCAATTTTCTGCGTATATCAAAATCAAAATCGAGCTTGTTCGCAATATAAAAACCTGGTATAATTACCAGGTTGGGGAAAGAATATCCCCTCTCCTTTCTATCTCCTTTAAACTTGGGGGCTATGAGTGCCCCCTCTTTTTTTCTTGACAATAATGCCGCGCTGTGAGATATTTTCCTGCAGGACAAACCATTTCCAGAGGTGCTAAATATGCAATTCTACACAATATCAGCAATCGCTCTGGCGGCTCTTATTTCAGCTAACGCCACATTTGCTGCCGAAGCCGTAAAAGATGAAAAACCAGAAACCGGGCGCTGGGCAGTCATCGAGACGAACAAGGGCACGATCAAGTTTGCGCTTTATGAGAAAGATGCGCCAATCACCACGAAAAACTTTATCGAGCTGGCAAACTCAAAGTTTTATGACGGGCTGACGTTTCATCGCGTCGTCCCGGGGTTTGTGATACAGGGCGGCGATCCGAATGGTGACGGCACCGGCGGTTCACCAAACAAGATCAAACTTGAAGTCTCACCCAAACTCAAGCACGATGCAGCCGGTGTGGTGGCTATGGCGCGCGCATCCGACCCGAACTCCGCCAGCTGCCAGTTCTATATCACACTTGCCGCAGTCCCTTATCTGGATATGAACTACGCGGTCTTTGGCCGAGTGGTAGAGGGACTGGATGTTGTGAAAAAGATACAGATCGGGGATGTGATGAAAACCGTGCGAATTGTCGATCCGCCGAAACCGAAAGAAGATAAGAAATAGCCTGCTTATATTGCCTCCGAGCGTATTGTTCGGAGGCAATATTCAACGACGTAGCTCCCATGAGTAATCGCCGAGTTTAGGTGACTTTTTATTGCTGCCGACAGGTTTTCCACCATCATCTTTCAGGTCCTCTCCAATGCTGTAGAGCAAGAACCCACTGCCATTCGGCCTATAGACGAAGTCATTTCCACTAAAAATATCTTTTGGTAACACAACCCTTAGCTTTTGGCGCAATTCATTCAGTGAAAGCGGGTACCTGCCGTATTTACGCCTGAATGACTCCAGCATCAAAATAATCTTTGCCCCATCTATAGAAACTATACCAGTGTCCCTGACAATTCGGATGCGCACATATAGTGGTATCATAATGGAAGTAGTTATTGCGTATCTGGGCAAATGCTGCGTAAGCAATCCTTTTTGCTTCGCTTGCCTGTAAGATAACCCTGCGTTTTTTATCTCCTTATTCATCAAGTCAAGGTAACACTTCTCATCCAGACTAAAAATGATACGCATGACTTGACTGGGCTTTTTTGACTTGATATCCGTGTTGTGATCTGCACCCACACTCAACCTACTTAGATCATAAAACTTATTGATTCCAACAGCTCTTTCGGTTATTAGAGCATGAGTGTATCCGGTATTCAAATCGTTGCTTGAAAGCAGTTTCATTAAGCGCTGTGTCTGTGCCTCGGAAAAACTGCCATAATCAAGAGCTGAATAAATAGCCCCTGTCCCCATTTTGATGAGGGCAATTCTGGCCAGGAATGGGATTAAAGCCGGCTCGTTTGAAAAACTTGCAGCCATTTTTAAAGATGACTCTATATTGCATCCGGCTTTGTCCATCGAACCTTCTCGTGCGCTCAATATCGCTCTCGCAGTCGTCAGAGTAGCAAGATTGCGCATCCCCTGGCACATTGATGTATCGGGAAATAAGCCCTCTTTCCATCCAAGAGGAAAACGGCAGTAGTCAATTTTGTCTGCCTGGCTTATCAGATCAAAGACTTCCTCATATTTATCGACAATAGGCTTCGACTCAGCCCAGGGTCTGGTGTCGCGTGTCCCATTCATAGGCTTGATAAGTTGACGCAGTGTGGCAAAGTCTTGACTTTTGTAGTGCTGTGAAATCAACTTAAATGCTTTTATATAAACATCAGCCGCGTTTTGGCAGCCGGGCAGTCGATTAACTTCCATATCTGCTCTACACACAGGCTCGCCTGAGGCTTTGATATTTGCAATTTCATTGCGAACCCTGCTGCCTGTTGTAAGGAATGGCCAAGTAAAATATGCAGCAATTCCTATGCACACTATAACTACAGACAACCCCAATAAAATTGTTATCCTTGCCGTATATCGAGACATAATATAAGTCCTCGTGTTTGTTTGTAAGGCATGTAAAATCGTTCTCGGTTGAAGGCAAATATCCTGCTGTTAAATCGATCGCAGCTTTTCAGAATGAGCATGGCAGACCGCCAGAGCCAGAGCATCGGCTGCATCGTCCGGCTTGGGTATCTCGCGAAGACTCAGGATTCTTTGGATCATGAACTGAATCTGCTTCTTTTCGGCGCCGCCATAGCCGACCACCGCCTGCTTGACCTCCATCGGGGTATATTCAACCACGGTCAGCCCTCGCTGGGCGGCAGCAAACTGCATCACACCGCACGCCTTGCCGACTGCAATCGCCGTAGTCTGGTTCTTGGCGAAAAACAGTCTCTCCATCACGATTACATCGGGTTGATATTGGTCGATGATCTTGTTGAGTTCGTTATAGATATCCAAAAGACGCTCGGGGGCGGATTTCTTTGGGCTGGTCTCTATTGCGCCGTAGTCGACCATCTTCGGACTCACACCTATTTTGTCCACTACGCCATATCCCGTCGTGGCTGTTCCGGGGTCTATTCCTAATATTCGCAAGGTCTGCATGAGTGCATTCTACAGGCGAATTTGTTCCCGGTCAACTAACCCGGATTATGCGCTTTCCGCATAATCCGGGTCTCCGAGAGCATTATTCATGTTTCTCGTGAATAATGCGGGCTAAATCTATAATAAATCGACGCCGAGCAGCCATAATACTAATGAACTACACAAAGATACGTCCAAAGTCCCATTTACACCTGGTAAAAAACTGGGGATAATCCTAGTGTAGTACGAACATAGCTCATACATAAGTTTTAAGCATTGAGCCTAAACTAAAGATTGAAAAAGTAAATATATCAGGAGATCGGACCCGGACCCATGTTTGGGTCCGTTTTCCTTTGTACACCTATTTTAGATGTCTTGCTAAAGTGGTAAACTTTTTCTAGTCACTCTACGTTAATATACCAGAGGATGAGAGCAGCACAGATGCGACCGGCAAAAGCCGTCACCACACAGGACGGACAGTTGATAGGCAGCTTCAAACGGGGGCAGGCCGAGGCCTTTGACCGTTTGATGGAGGCGCACACCGACAAGGTGTTTGCGCTGGCATGGTCGGTCCTGATGAATGCTGATGATGCCATGGATGCGGTCCAGGAGGTCTTCATTAAGCTGTATAAAGCACTGCCATCGATGTCCGAATCCGATAATTTGAACGCGTGGCTCTATCGGGTCTGCCTTAATCACTGCATCGACCGCAAACGCAGAGCTAAAAACTCGAGGACAGAATTTACTGACGATGACTGGGAGCATCTGCAAGGCAACTTGGCCGATGAGCCTGAATATCGTATGTATCAGAGTGAAGTGGGGCGGGTAATACGCGCCGCGGTGGACAAGCTGCCCGAGCGCCAGAGAATGGTATTCATTCTCAGGCACTACAGACTTCTTTCTATAAATGAGATCGCGCAGGCACTAGGATGCACCACCGGCGCGGTCAAGGCGCATCTTTCGCGCGCAACCGCTCGTTTGCGCGACCGGCTTGCAGGGACAATTGTCTTTGAAGCCGGGGAGGTGAAATAAAATGAATTGCAGACAGGTCCGTAAACTTATGGGAGCATATCTGTATGGAGACCTGGAACCGGAAGATATGCGCGATATCAGGCTGCATGCGCAGGTATGTGATAAATGCCGTGCCGACCTGGAAAGCCGCGGGCAGGTCATCTCATCGCTGAGCGCTCAAGCGCCGGTTCTGCAAGATCACGACAAGCAGCGGATCGCTCGGAATGTGAAAGAAGCAATAACCGGGTTGGATCACGAAGATATCAGACTGAACCGCACGAATGAGCCGGACACAGGCCTATGGTGGCTGCGACCGGCATCGGCTGTCGCTATAGCAGGTTTTCTGCTGGCAGGTTTTGCAATAGGCAGGCACATCGGCGGTGGGCTTTCTGCAGGCTCCAGGCAGTCAACCGACATCAGCAAAGCAAGGGTAACAATCACCGAGGCAGCCCCAGACAACTCATCTGATAATGCAACAGAAGCCAGCACCGATACGCACCAAAGCAACTCACGCTCGAAAAAGATAGAAAATATGGCCGATTATGCTCGAAGGATGGCAATACCCGCAGTCACCGGCCCGACAGACAGAAACAGCAATCAAGATAAGCGCAGGCACGTAATACATGAGGAGCCGCTGAGTGTGGCAGGACAATCGGACATAAAGGGAGAACAGGACAATAAAGACACGACAAAACTGCCAAAACCCACAGGTCTTAATGATGCGCAGACAGCCAATGAATAATCACATTTACATAAGAGTATTCTTTATCGCTATAGTCGTCTTTATTTCAGCAGTAACAATATCAGGTGCATTCGCGCAGACACGCGCATCAGTTACGGTGAGCGCCGTGACCGAGGATAGCTACTCGCCGGTCGTTTTGATTATAGACGGCAAGCTGGTGGAAGTGGAATCGCTCCAATTTATGCGCGGCCAGCAGGTGATGATCTGGCTGCGCGATCTGGAAAACCTCGGCTGGGGCAAAGCATATTCAGACAAGTCCGGCGAGATCATATTCAAGGGTAACGGAGTCACTCTCTCATTTACCAAGAATGGCGGGCTGGCCAAAGTCAACTCGCTGTCTGTAAAGCTGCCGGTCGATACATACACCCGAGACGGAAAACTGATGGTCCCACTCTCGTTTACGGCAAAAGCGCTCGGATATGACTGTGAGATTGCCTACAAACCGGTGGCTGCCATAAAAACGTATTCCCGCCCCGCAACCACGCCGGAGTCTAATTCACTGGAAGGCAGAGTCATATATGCGGGCAAAGGCGCGGCGGGAATCAAAGTGCGGGCAGTTGATAGGGATTTTAATGTCGTAGGCGACACCGTCACCGATGCGAACGGCACCTACAGGTTCGACAACCTCCCTGCAGGTGAATACGCGGCGTTCGTCTATACCAAAGACAACCCCACCTATTTCAATCGTGTCTCAGAAGCAGCGGTCCTCAACAAAGGGGACGAAGCTCACCTCAAACCCATATCACTTGGACGTATTCTCGCGCCAAAATCCCCAAAACCAGGTGGAATGGCAAAAAACTCAAGCGGCAATGTGCTGCTGGAGTGGACCAAGTGCGAAGCAGCAGTATCATACGAACTGACAATTGCAAGAAAAAACAGTGAGCCGAGCCTGGCATTCACTTCAAAAGAACCGAAAGCACGTATACCCGCCAATAAATTGAAGCATGGCGAAATGTATGAAGCACAGGTATCCGCGCTCGATGCCAATGGAGACTATGTCGGCGGCACGGTGGGCGCAGGCGGCGAGCCATGGTCGTTTGTATTTGAGTAAATTCGCATTTTGACACGTTTTCTGCGATAATGTACGCATGCTGGAATCTATTATTTCATCAATGATCCCTGTCGTCGGCGCAGACGGCAGTTCCCGCAGACCTCGGCGTTCCCGCCGGCAGCGGCCACCCCATGAAGATATGGGCAACTGGATATGGATACAAAGCGCCGAGACCACTCGTAATTATTATCTCTACGCGCGCAAAACATTCGACCTACCCGCAAAGCCCAGCCGAGCAATCATCAAAACATCTGCAGACAGCCGTTATAAGCTCTATGTGAACGGCGAATACGTCGGCAAGGGACCCGTGCGAAGCGCAGCGGGCATCAGTTATTACGACACGTATGATATCACAGGAGTGCTTTCCAAAGGCAAAAATGTCATCGCGTTCCATGTCATGCATTTCGGTGAGAACACGTCAATGTGCGCGCTTCGCAGACCAGGCCTGATCTGTAAAGCGGAAATAGAGCTAAATGACCAAAAGCTGGAAATAGAAACCGATCAGGCATGGAAAGTGCATCGCGCATCCGATTGGACCGGCCAGAGCGCTCGCATCAATAACAACCTCGGTTTCCAGGAAGTCTATGACAGCGCGGAGCGTATGGACGGTTGGAATGAGATCAAGTTTAAAGAAAAAGGCTGGGAAGAGGCCTGCATAGTGGGCACAGCGCCTGCAATGCCATGGGGCAAACTCATTGAGCGCGCTATTCCACAGCTCGATGAAGAGAAAATCCTGCCCGCTTCAATAGTCGGATTATATAACTCGCCTGAGCACAGTAAGGAGACCGCTGCGCAGACGGTGCCTGAGATCATGGCGGCATCCGAGCTTGTCGATCTCAACGCCGGCAGCGTCAAGCATGCTGAAGCACTGCTGACAGAGACCGGAAGCTGCCAGGTCAAGACTCCCCGCGGCGATGGAGGAGTCGTGATTATACTCGATTTCGGTCGAGAAGTGTTCGGCAATGTAGAGATAGGCATCGGCGGCTCGGGCAGCGGAACTATGGATATCGGCTATAGTGAACTGCTCGAAGACGGCCATGTGAAACCCACTCGCGGCGATATGAAATACACCGACCGCGTGGTCCTCAAAAAGGGAAAACTTAACTGGCAGAGCTTCGAGCCGCGCGCATTCAGGTATATGCAGATCGAGTTTCATGCGTGCTCCAAGGCGGTCGCGCTGGAACATATCAGAGTCAACCAGACCACCTACCCCACCGAGCTTATCGGCAGTTTCGAGTGCAGTGACCCGCTCCTAAACGACATCTGGAAGACCTGCGCATACACTGCAAAACTGTGCATGGAAGACACGTTCATCGACTCGCCATGGCAGAGCAGATCGCAGTGGTGGGCGGACGCCAGAATCGAATCGCGAACGGCATATTATGCATTCGACGACGTCAAGCTGCTGGCTCAGGGTCTCAGGCAGATTGCCGATACTCAGGATCGCAGCGGCGCGGTCATGGGCACATATCCCGCATCGGAGGATAAACTGGTCCCGGACTTTGCGCTTAATTGGGTCTTTTCGATCCTTGATTACTATGCATTCTCGGATGATTCGGGTTTGGTGCGCGATCTGTATCCCAACGTGCGCAGGCTGATGAGTTGGTTCGATCGATATCAGAACGATTTTGGACTAATCGGCGAAGTGCCCGGATGGATATTCATCGACTCGGCTGATCTGGAACGGCATGGTGTGCTGACATCCCTCAACTGCCTGTACTATCAAGCTCTGAGGGTGACGGCTGCCCTTGCATCAATTTTGGGAAAAGGCAATGAAGCGGATGACTATAACGAGTCCGCCCGAGTGCTCAGACTTGCGATCAACAAATATCTCTACTCGCCCGAGAAAGGGCTGTATGCGGACTGCCTGAAAGACGGCAAACTGGCGGACAAATTCAGCGCTCAGACAAACATACTCGCCGCGCTCTTCGATATCCCCGACCATTATTGCAAGGCCGCTATCATACGCACTCTGCAGGGCAACATGCTCTCTGAAACCAGGACACCGTATTTCACATCGCACTTGCTCGAAGTGCTATACTCGATGGATCGCCATAAAGAGGCTCTCGATATGATGCGCCGGAAGTGGGGAAGGAGCGTAGAGCAAGGCGGTGGAACGTTCCCTGAGTTCTTCGGTGATAACGGCAGCAAGTGTCATGGCTGGGCATCGGGTCCAGCGCGCGATCTCATCGCCGAATATGTCGGGATAAAGCCCATACTGGGCATGCATCGATTTTCTGTCACCCCGCATGAAGGCGACCTTGAATGGGCAAAAGGGTCCATTGCAACCCGGACCGGGCTGTTGACCATCGAATGGCGTTCCACACCCAGGTCGTTCACTATAGAAGCGCGGGTTCCAGACGGTCTGAAAGTTGACATATACCCACCCTGCCCTATGAACACAAAGATAACGCTCGACGGCAAGGCGCATCCGTCATGCCTGGTTACCATTGGCGGCGGCAATCACACCATAAAAGTGACATCGGCCAGGCTTCCAAAGCCAAAACCGCTGGGCAAACTGCCGAAACCTGTCCCGATACCGATCGTGGAACTGCTCGATGATCTGTCGGTGCAAGATCGCAAAAATCTCGGATTGATAACCAGCCGCCATGAAAGAAACGGCTCCAGGCGGTCACGCCTGAAGACTTCCCGCAAGTCGAAAATCGAAGAGGCGCCAATCGAAATACTCCCTACTCCTGAACTGGAAACACTGGTCGAAGAGACGGAGATGATACCGGAAATCGCCGCATCGGCAACTGAAACCGCTCCCGAGGCCGAGACAAAGCCCCAGAAGAGACGGTCCCGCCGTGGTGGACGCGGCAGGAACAAGCCTGCACCGCAAGAGACGGCCGTCGCTCAAGTGCCTGAGGAAAAAGTCGAAGTTGAAGCTGTAATCAGCAATGAGCCGCTTGAAACGGCAGATGAGCCGAAAAAGACGAGCAGGAAGCGTTCACATCGCGGAGGCAGACGAAGGTCTTCCAAGTCATCACAAGAGGCACAAACGCCTGCTGATGTGCCGACAGAGATCGAACCCGCCGCTGAGTCTCCATTGTCGGTTGAAGACGCATCGCCTGAGCTGGTTACTGAAGCAGCAGTCGAAGCAGCACCCAAACCCGCCAGAAAACGCACTCATCGGGGTGGAAGAAAACGCTCTACATCCAAAAAGTCTTTGGAAGAAGCTGCCGAGAGCAGCCCAATAGAGCCGGTCGTCGAAGCCACACCTGAACCTGCTCCAGAGGCTGCAGCCCAGGAAGCACCTAAGAAAAAACGGCGCACATACACCAGGCGACCAAGGAAAAAACCAACTGAAAACACTGAGCAGGCTGACAGTTCTAAAACCATGCAGGATCAGCCTGCCGAGTAGTCACATTAATGGGGCGCTACTCCAACGTTGCGCCCCAATTATAATCAGCTCTTTCTGGCCCAAAATGTGGTTCGCTCCAGTGAATCCTCATACGGGGCATCATCTCTATCTCCGAAGTGCTTCTCTACTACGAAACCATGCTTTTCAAGCCACTCGCGCACTTCGTATGTGCTTATTGGATGTTTCTGTTGAACGGTCTCCTTGGTTGTAATGGTTCCATCCGGGCTGGTCACAATAACCCAGCGCTTTGCTCGCCACAGCCGTTTGGGAGCATCGAACCAAATTGTTTCGCTCTCCCATTCAAACCGAATGCCGTCTGCGCTGGTCCAACTGCCTATTATTCCCGAATGACGCCCGGGCTGCCTCCAGGACTCAGCAAGTTCGCATTCCATATGGTCGCTGTCATAATAGAGATATCCGCCCGGCTTAAGCGCACGAGCGGCTGAGGCTATGCAGCCCTCCTGCTCCTCCGGCGTGGCAAGCTCATAAAAACAATTGCCGCCCAAAATCACCAGGTCGAAGGCCTGCGGCCAGACATACTCAGTGACATCTGCCTCGATAAACGACACCCTACCCAACACCTCCTGAGAGAGCGCCATTGCTTTGCGCCTGGCTCGATCCATAAGAGCCTTTGATTTGTCGATCCCGACCAGCTCATGGCCGTCCTG encodes the following:
- a CDS encoding family 78 glycoside hydrolase catalytic domain, giving the protein MGNWIWIQSAETTRNYYLYARKTFDLPAKPSRAIIKTSADSRYKLYVNGEYVGKGPVRSAAGISYYDTYDITGVLSKGKNVIAFHVMHFGENTSMCALRRPGLICKAEIELNDQKLEIETDQAWKVHRASDWTGQSARINNNLGFQEVYDSAERMDGWNEIKFKEKGWEEACIVGTAPAMPWGKLIERAIPQLDEEKILPASIVGLYNSPEHSKETAAQTVPEIMAASELVDLNAGSVKHAEALLTETGSCQVKTPRGDGGVVIILDFGREVFGNVEIGIGGSGSGTMDIGYSELLEDGHVKPTRGDMKYTDRVVLKKGKLNWQSFEPRAFRYMQIEFHACSKAVALEHIRVNQTTYPTELIGSFECSDPLLNDIWKTCAYTAKLCMEDTFIDSPWQSRSQWWADARIESRTAYYAFDDVKLLAQGLRQIADTQDRSGAVMGTYPASEDKLVPDFALNWVFSILDYYAFSDDSGLVRDLYPNVRRLMSWFDRYQNDFGLIGEVPGWIFIDSADLERHGVLTSLNCLYYQALRVTAALASILGKGNEADDYNESARVLRLAINKYLYSPEKGLYADCLKDGKLADKFSAQTNILAALFDIPDHYCKAAIIRTLQGNMLSETRTPYFTSHLLEVLYSMDRHKEALDMMRRKWGRSVEQGGGTFPEFFGDNGSKCHGWASGPARDLIAEYVGIKPILGMHRFSVTPHEGDLEWAKGSIATRTGLLTIEWRSTPRSFTIEARVPDGLKVDIYPPCPMNTKITLDGKAHPSCLVTIGGGNHTIKVTSARLPKPKPLGKLPKPVPIPIVELLDDLSVQDRKNLGLITSRHERNGSRRSRLKTSRKSKIEEAPIEILPTPELETLVEETEMIPEIAASATETAPEAETKPQKRRSRRGGRGRNKPAPQETAVAQVPEEKVEVEAVISNEPLETADEPKKTSRKRSHRGGRRRSSKSSQEAQTPADVPTEIEPAAESPLSVEDASPELVTEAAVEAAPKPARKRTHRGGRKRSTSKKSLEEAAESSPIEPVVEATPEPAPEAAAQEAPKKKRRTYTRRPRKKPTENTEQADSSKTMQDQPAE
- a CDS encoding class I SAM-dependent methyltransferase — encoded protein: MSKNDVNWYDLDPHIAQWYDFTQRDIDDVVQIRRLIGARKNMRILEPFCGTGRILIPLAQDGHELVGIDKSKALMDRARRKAMALSQEVLGRVSFIEADVTEYVWPQAFDLVILGGNCFYELATPEEQEGCIASAARALKPGGYLYYDSDHMECELAESWRQPGRHSGIIGSWTSADGIRFEWESETIWFDAPKRLWRAKRWVIVTSPDGTITTKETVQQKHPISTYEVREWLEKHGFVVEKHFGDRDDAPYEDSLERTTFWARKS